Proteins encoded together in one Osmerus eperlanus chromosome 20, fOsmEpe2.1, whole genome shotgun sequence window:
- the col9a2 gene encoding LOW QUALITY PROTEIN: collagen alpha-2(IX) chain (The sequence of the model RefSeq protein was modified relative to this genomic sequence to represent the inferred CDS: inserted 1 base in 1 codon) — MAGLLAVLKCWVLLQTLCLALAQVRGPAGPQGQAGSAGPSGTPGSDGIDGDTGPPGPPGLLGPKGEPGEAGADGPAGENGIDGLIGAKGDRGPIGSPGPKGQPGPGGEPGPPGPGLPGLAGAPGPIGLPGEIGVTGPKGAIGPPGXPGISGAAGKPGPPGKFLGGEEGSAEFQCPINCPAGPKGPQGLQGVKGHKGRAGVLGEPGSIGTLGTKGDVGISGEQGIPGPPGPMGVRGYPGMMGPKGEAGPRGYKGITGPVGIPGPPGEEGPQGPPWRGWSERPRGDQGIKGPQGAVGKKGENGLPGIDGKDGTPGIPGIKGGPGQAGRPGPPGHQGTAGLPGSPGTKGGAGIKGETGPRGHVGAAGASGPQGEPGLPGEAGMEGVPGPKGDRGQRGLVGPQGVVGKVGGHGERGPMGIPGAQGITGTKGDKGFQGKVGAKGDFGDPGVEGLAGEKGEKGLSGEPGPKGQQGVRGDPGHNGPTGDPGKPGDQGPAGLPGPRGLNGERGVPGMPGILGTAGRDASDQHIIEVVLKMLQERLAAVAVSAKRAVLGGAGVMGPPGPPGPPGAPGPQGPHGLTGARGIPGIIGSSGQIGNTGLKGKRGGKGDRGEPGRPHAGQPGPPGIPGSPGIDGVARDGRPGERGPQGSAGEAGHPGKAGPPGLPGFCEAAACLAASAYTSPRLQDSARVKGPGV, encoded by the exons AGAGGTCCTGCTGGGCCTCAGGGCCAGGCTGGTTCAGCCGGCCCCTCCGGTACCCCTGGGTCCGACGGCATTGAT GGAGACACAGGACCTCCTGGACCTCCTGGTCTTCTA GGCCCAAAGGGGGAACCAGGCGAGGCAGGTGCAGATGGACCTGCTGGGGAGAACGGCATTGAT ggttTGATTGGCGcaaagggagatagagggcCTATCGGTAGCCCTGGACCTAAG GGCCAGCCTGGACCTGGTGGTGAGCCTGGGCCCCCT GGACCTGGCCTTCCTGGATTGGCT GGTGCACCAGGACCAATTGGTCTCCCTGGTGAGATTGGGGTGACTGGACCCAAG ggTGCCATTGGTCCCCCTG GCCCCGGAATCTCAGGAGCTGCAGGAAAACCA ggtccTCCAGGGAAGTttctgggaggtgaggagggcagtGCAGAGTTCCAG tGTCCTATCAACTGCCCAGCAGGTCCCAAAGGCCCTCAAGGTCTCCAGGGGGTCAAG GGACACAAAGGCCGAGCTGGTGTGCTTGGAGAGCCTGGAAGCATCGGAACACTG ggcacGAAGGGTGATGTTGGCATCTCAGGGGAGCAGGGCATCCCAGGACCTCC GGGTCCGATGGGTGTGAGGGGCTACCCCGGAATGATGGGACCCAAGGGTGAGGCG GGCCCTCGGGGCTATAAGGGCATTACTGGACCTGTTGGCATTCCAGGGCCCCCA GGTGAGGAGGGACCGCAGGGGCCCccctggagaggctggagtgAAAGGCCTCGTGGTGA ccagggtaTTAAGGGCCCACAGGGAGCTGTTGGCAAAAAGGGAGAGAAC GGCCTGCCAGGCATCGATGGGAAGGATGGCACACCTGGCATCCCTGGCATCAAG GGAGGCCCGGGGCAGGCTGGGAGACCTGGTCCTCCGGGTCATCAGGGCACTGCA GGGTTACCTGGTAGTCCTGGAACCAAGGGTGGTGCTGGAATCAAG ggAGAGACGGGGCCCAGAGGTCACGTGGGAGCGGCCGGAGCCTCTGGACCACAG ggtGAGCCTGGTCTTCCTGGcgaggctggtatggagggtgttCCAGGGCCTAAG gGTGACCGAGGCCAGAGGGGCCTCGTGGGCCCCCAGGGTGTGGTCGGCAAAGTC GGAggtcatggagagagagggccgaTGGGCATCCCAGGGGCTCAAGGCATCACAGGCACCAAGGgagacaag GGATTCCAAGGAAAAGTTGGGGCGAAGGGAGACTTT gGTGACCCAGGTGTTGAGGGCTTGGCTGGAGAGAAAGGTGAAAAG GGTTTGTCTGGTGAACCTGGACCCAAAGGACAG CAAGGAGTGAGGGGGGACCCTGGACACAACGGCCCCACAGGGGACCCGGGTAAACCAGGGGACCAGGGTCCCGCAGGCCTGCCTGGACCCAGGGGCCTCAACGGGGAGAGGGGAGTACCAGGCATGCCAGGCATCCTCGGCACGGCG GGACGAGACGCATCCGACCAACATATCATTGAGGTGGTGCTGAAGATGCTTCAAG AGAGGCTGGCGGCGGTGGCAGTGAGTGCTAAGAGGGCAGTGCTGGGAGGAGCCGGTGTCAtgggccccccaggcccccctggACCCCCCGGAGCCCCTGGCCCCCAGGGCCCTCACGGTCTCACAGGTGCCCGGGGCATCCCAGGCATTATCGGATCCTCGGGCCAGATTGGCAACACCGGACTGAAAG gaaagagaggagggaagggagatcgAGGAGAGCCTGGTCGCCCTCACGCGGGCCAGCCTGGACCACCAGGAATCCCAG gctctccCGGTATCGATGGCGTGGCGAGGGACGGTAGACCAGGCGAACGAGGACCCCAGGGCTCGGCAGGAGAGGCTGGTCACCCCGGTAAGGCGGGTCCTCCCGGCCTCCCAGGGTTCTGTGAGGCTGCGGCGTGTCTGGCAGCCTCAGCCTACACCTCCCCGAGACTACAGGACTCCGCCAGGGTCAAAGGGCCCGGCGTCTAA